Proteins co-encoded in one Cyprinus carpio isolate SPL01 chromosome B5, ASM1834038v1, whole genome shotgun sequence genomic window:
- the alg9 gene encoding alpha-1,2-mannosyltransferase ALG9 isoform X1 codes for MTSRAASRNMATKGLRQRNRRGSKQDANNVNSTPTADNRAAKDDKYVEDNKSSDPRNESSSKAGQVWAPEGSTAFKCLVSARFCAALLSNISDCDETYNYWEPTHYLLYGTGMQTWEYSPVYAIRSYAYLWLHALPACFHAKILQTNKVLVFYFLRCMLAFTCCVCELYFYKAVCKKFGLHVGRLLLAFLVLSAGMFCSSAAFLPSTFCMYSTVVAMTGWFQGRPSLAVLGIAAGAIVGWPFSALLGIPIAFDLLFLKKKWKSFITWTLVALLLFLVPVVVVDSYYYGKLVIAPLNIILYNVFTPHGPDLYGTEPWHYYFVNGFLNFNIVFVLALFSLPLTALMEALLQRFNVQNLGRPYWLTLSPMYLWMLVFFTRPHKEERFLFPIYPLICLCGAVALSSLQKCYHFIFQRYRLEHYTISSNWLALGSVLLFGVLSLSRSVALFRGYHAPLDLYPEFHRIAKDPTIHTVPEGRLVNVCVGKEWYRFPSSFLLPNNWHLQFIQSEFRGQLPKPYGMGPDATWIIPSDMNDQNLEEPSRYVELKHCHYLVDLATETEAPREPRYATNKEEWSIIAEKPFLDTTRSSRLLRAFFIPFLSEQYTTYSRYVILKPRRPKHARKRVQG; via the exons ATGACGTCACGCGCAGCCAGTAGAAACATGGCGACGAAGGGTCTCCGTCAGCGCAACAGACGGGGGAGCAAACAAGACGCGAACAACGTGAACAGCACACCCACCGCTGACAACCGAGCAGCAAAAGACGACAAATATGTTGAGGACAATAAGTCCAGTGACCCCCGAAACGA GTCATCCAGTAAGGCAGGGCAGGTGTGGGCTCCTGAGGGCTCCACGGCCTTCAAGTGCCTGGTTTCAGCCCGCTTCTGTGCTGCGCTGCTCAGTAACATCTCGGACTGTGATGAAACCTACAATTACTGGGAGCCA ACTCACTACCTGCTGTATGGAACAGGAATGCAGACATGGGAATATTCCCCGGTCTATGCGATTCGGTCCTATGCGTATCTTTGGCTCCATGCCCTTCCTGCCTGCTTTCATGCCAAAATATTACAAACCAACAAG GTCCTTGTGTTTTATTTCCTGCGCTGCATGCTAGCTTttacctgctgtgtgtgtgagctctACTTCTACAA GGCTGTATGTAAAAAGTTTGGCCTGCATGTGGGCCGGCTTCTGCTGGCGTTCCTAGTCTTGAGTGCAGGGATGTTCTGCTCCTCTGCAG CTTTCCTCCCCAGTACgttttgtatgtacagtacagtggTGGCTATGACTGGCTGGTTCCAGGGGCGCCCAAGTCTGGCTGTGCTGGGTATTGCAGCAGGGGCCATAGTGGGCTGGCCCTTTAGTGCCCTGCTGGG CATACCCATTGCCTTTGACCTGCTGTTTCTGAAGAAGAAGTGGAAGAGTTTTATCACGTGGACTCTGGTGGCGTTGCTCCTCTTTCTG GTccctgttgttgtagtagacagCTACTACTATGGCAAGCTGGTGATTGCTCCTCTGAATATAATACTATACAACGTGTTCACTCCTCATGGGCCAGATCTTTATG gcACAGAGCCCTGGCATTACTACTTTGTGAATGGTTTCCTTAATTTCAACATTGTATTTGTGTTGGCCCTCTTTTCTCTTCCTCTCACGGCACTTATGGAGGCACTGCTGCAAAGATTCAATG TTCAGAACCTCGGCCGGCCGTACTGGTTAACCCTGTCTCCTATGTACCTGTGGATGCTGGTGTTCTTCACTCGTCCACATAAAGAGGAGCGCTTTCTGTTTCCCATCTACCCTCTCATCTGTCTGTGTGGGGCGGTGGCTCTCTCATCACTGCAG AAATGCTATCACTTCATATTCCAGCGCTACCGTCTTGAGCACTACACCATCTCCTCCAACTGGCTGGCTCTCGGCTCCGTGCTGCTGTTTGGAGTGCTCTCGCTGTCCCGATCTGTGGCCCTCTTCAGAG GCTATCATGCTCCGCTGGATTTGTATCCAGAATTTCATCGCATTGCTAAAGATCCTACAATCCACACAGTTCCAGAGGGAAGACTGGTCAATGTTTGTGTGGGGAAAGAGTGGTACCGCTTCCCTAGCAGCTTTCTGCTGCCCAACAA CTGGCACTTACAGTTCATCCAGTCAGAGTTCAGGGGTCAGTTACCTAAGCCATATGGCATGGGTCCTGATGCCACCTGGATAATCCCATCAGACATGAATGATCAGAATCTTGAGGAGCCGTCACGATAC GTAGAACTGAAGCATTGTCATTACCTGGTGGATCTGGCAACAGAAACAGAAGCCCCTCGTGAACCACGATACGCCACCAACAAAGAGGAGTGGAGCATTATTGCTGAAAAGCCTTTTCTAGACACTACCAG GTCCTCCAGATTGCTCAGGGCCTTTTTTATCCCATTTCTGTCTGAGCAGTACACCACCTACAGCAGATATGTCATCCTCAAACCGAGACGACCCAAGCACGCCCGGAAAAGAGTGCAAGGCTGA
- the alg9 gene encoding alpha-1,2-mannosyltransferase ALG9 isoform X2 — MTSRAASRNMATKGLRQRNRRGSKQDANNVNSTPTADNRAAKDDKYVEDNKSSDPRNESSSKAGQVWAPEGSTAFKCLVSARFCAALLSNISDCDETYNYWEPTHYLLYGTGMQTWEYSPVYAIRSYAYLWLHALPACFHAKILQTNKVLVFYFLRCMLAFTCCVCELYFYKAVCKKFGLHVGRLLLAFLVLSAGMFCSSAAFLPSTFCMYSTVVAMTGWFQGRPSLAVLGIAAGAIVGWPFSALLGIPIAFDLLFLKKKWKSFITWTLVALLLFLVPVVVVDSYYYGKLVIAPLNIILYNVFTPHGPDLYGTEPWHYYFVNGFLNFNIVFVLALFSLPLTALMEALLQRFNVQNLGRPYWLTLSPMYLWMLVFFTRPHKEERFLFPIYPLICLCGAVALSSLQRYRLEHYTISSNWLALGSVLLFGVLSLSRSVALFRGYHAPLDLYPEFHRIAKDPTIHTVPEGRLVNVCVGKEWYRFPSSFLLPNNWHLQFIQSEFRGQLPKPYGMGPDATWIIPSDMNDQNLEEPSRYVELKHCHYLVDLATETEAPREPRYATNKEEWSIIAEKPFLDTTRSSRLLRAFFIPFLSEQYTTYSRYVILKPRRPKHARKRVQG, encoded by the exons ATGACGTCACGCGCAGCCAGTAGAAACATGGCGACGAAGGGTCTCCGTCAGCGCAACAGACGGGGGAGCAAACAAGACGCGAACAACGTGAACAGCACACCCACCGCTGACAACCGAGCAGCAAAAGACGACAAATATGTTGAGGACAATAAGTCCAGTGACCCCCGAAACGA GTCATCCAGTAAGGCAGGGCAGGTGTGGGCTCCTGAGGGCTCCACGGCCTTCAAGTGCCTGGTTTCAGCCCGCTTCTGTGCTGCGCTGCTCAGTAACATCTCGGACTGTGATGAAACCTACAATTACTGGGAGCCA ACTCACTACCTGCTGTATGGAACAGGAATGCAGACATGGGAATATTCCCCGGTCTATGCGATTCGGTCCTATGCGTATCTTTGGCTCCATGCCCTTCCTGCCTGCTTTCATGCCAAAATATTACAAACCAACAAG GTCCTTGTGTTTTATTTCCTGCGCTGCATGCTAGCTTttacctgctgtgtgtgtgagctctACTTCTACAA GGCTGTATGTAAAAAGTTTGGCCTGCATGTGGGCCGGCTTCTGCTGGCGTTCCTAGTCTTGAGTGCAGGGATGTTCTGCTCCTCTGCAG CTTTCCTCCCCAGTACgttttgtatgtacagtacagtggTGGCTATGACTGGCTGGTTCCAGGGGCGCCCAAGTCTGGCTGTGCTGGGTATTGCAGCAGGGGCCATAGTGGGCTGGCCCTTTAGTGCCCTGCTGGG CATACCCATTGCCTTTGACCTGCTGTTTCTGAAGAAGAAGTGGAAGAGTTTTATCACGTGGACTCTGGTGGCGTTGCTCCTCTTTCTG GTccctgttgttgtagtagacagCTACTACTATGGCAAGCTGGTGATTGCTCCTCTGAATATAATACTATACAACGTGTTCACTCCTCATGGGCCAGATCTTTATG gcACAGAGCCCTGGCATTACTACTTTGTGAATGGTTTCCTTAATTTCAACATTGTATTTGTGTTGGCCCTCTTTTCTCTTCCTCTCACGGCACTTATGGAGGCACTGCTGCAAAGATTCAATG TTCAGAACCTCGGCCGGCCGTACTGGTTAACCCTGTCTCCTATGTACCTGTGGATGCTGGTGTTCTTCACTCGTCCACATAAAGAGGAGCGCTTTCTGTTTCCCATCTACCCTCTCATCTGTCTGTGTGGGGCGGTGGCTCTCTCATCACTGCAG CGCTACCGTCTTGAGCACTACACCATCTCCTCCAACTGGCTGGCTCTCGGCTCCGTGCTGCTGTTTGGAGTGCTCTCGCTGTCCCGATCTGTGGCCCTCTTCAGAG GCTATCATGCTCCGCTGGATTTGTATCCAGAATTTCATCGCATTGCTAAAGATCCTACAATCCACACAGTTCCAGAGGGAAGACTGGTCAATGTTTGTGTGGGGAAAGAGTGGTACCGCTTCCCTAGCAGCTTTCTGCTGCCCAACAA CTGGCACTTACAGTTCATCCAGTCAGAGTTCAGGGGTCAGTTACCTAAGCCATATGGCATGGGTCCTGATGCCACCTGGATAATCCCATCAGACATGAATGATCAGAATCTTGAGGAGCCGTCACGATAC GTAGAACTGAAGCATTGTCATTACCTGGTGGATCTGGCAACAGAAACAGAAGCCCCTCGTGAACCACGATACGCCACCAACAAAGAGGAGTGGAGCATTATTGCTGAAAAGCCTTTTCTAGACACTACCAG GTCCTCCAGATTGCTCAGGGCCTTTTTTATCCCATTTCTGTCTGAGCAGTACACCACCTACAGCAGATATGTCATCCTCAAACCGAGACGACCCAAGCACGCCCGGAAAAGAGTGCAAGGCTGA
- the fdxacb1 gene encoding ferredoxin-fold anticodon-binding domain-containing protein 1: MGKFSSPANVTACWVVYLNFLEMSKTREVLLVGEGNFSFSAALSENAGDDVGVTATCFQSENQTYRQQGAVLNIQRLRDRGSVVLFEVDCTCLKEHEAIQDHLFDCIIFNFPHSGRKSGVKKNRILLVKFFQNAVSVLKDSGEVHVTLCNGQGGTPCDSPVREWHNSWQVVAMAAEAGLILSEIRPFDCEMYQGYRCTGYRSQDKGFHVEEALTHIFTRSLPHTMPEKLKMEKTIGKETVCFELPAELSNYINRDFLGQQSHHPVKTVQEQLLRELKSICPVCTMNEDFPELISCLPETPEACDSTLTQSEVYWIKPTDTYIFDQSENEQNDCESMDDQQSFTGSYALRPSLLLHVQEITQNEDFSPGTLHAVSGLVFQRVPISRSHSPAFHQLLLVGMFPAESHPVQCFQDCLESLLASYGVSFEEAQTGLEPQVWMNSKMLSKFGRIAYLPSFSSALDEGLQLIAVSINLDHLATLIFGISDWRLLWSADPRFLKQFELNPLGPFSPFSLYPPSYLHDISFWMEPESYDELDFHALVREASCGAVKDMALVDRFRHPHMGHASLCYRLTYQLPDRALSHSQALGLQNQLRRLLPLRLQVTLR; encoded by the exons ATGGGAAAGTTTAGTTCTCCTGCTAACGTGACAGCTTGCTGGGTTGTTTACTTGAATTTTTTGGAAATGTCCAAGACACGCGAAGTGCTACTTGTAGGGGAAGGCAACTTCTCTTTCTCGGCGGCTTTGAGCGAGAACGCAGGCGACGATGTCGGGGTGACCGCCACTTGCTTCCAGAGCGAGAACCAAACGTACAGACAGCAGGGAGCTGTCCTGAACATACAGCGACTCCGTGACAGAG GATCAGTTGTTCTGTTCGAGGTGGACTGCACATGCCTAAAGGAGCACGAAGCCATTCAGGATCATCTTTTTGACTGCATTATCTTCAATTTCCCTCACTCTGGGCGTAAAAGTGGAGTAAAGAAGAACCGCATCCTGTTGGTGAAGTTTTTCCAAAA tgCCGTTTCAGTACTGAAGGACAGTGGGGAAGTGCATGTCACCTTGTGCAATGGCCAAGGCGGCACTCCGTGTGACAGTCCAGTGAGAGAATGGCACAATAGTTGGCAGGTGGTTGCCATGGCAGCAGAAGCAGGGCTAATTCTCAGTGAAATCCGTCCTTTTGACTGTGAAATGTATCAAGGTTACAGATGTACTGGTTACAG gagTCAAGACAAAGGTTTCCATGTAGAGGAAGCTCTGACCCACATCTTCACTCGGAGTCTCCCGCACACCATGCCAGAGAAACTGAAAATGGAGAAAACCATTGGGAAGGAGACAGTGTGTTTTGAGCTTCCGGCAGAGTTGAGTAATTATATCAACAG GGATTTCCTTGGTCAGCAGTCACATCATCCAGTGAAAACTGTCCAGGAGCAGTTACTTAGAGAGCTAAAGTCAATCTGCCCTGTGTGCACTATGAATGAAGACTTCCCAGAACTGATAAGCTGCCTACCAGAAACACCAGAGGCATGTGACTCCACTCTGACCCAGTCAGAGGTCTATTGGATTAAACCTACTGACACCTATATATTTGACCAAAGTGAAAATGAGCAAAACGACTGCGAGTCTATGGATGACCAACAAAGCTTTACTGGCAGCTATGCACTTCGACCGTCTCTGTTGTTGCATGTCCAAGAGATCACCCAGAATGAAGACTTCAGTCCTGGTACTCTTCACGCAGTCAGTGGCCTGGTTTTTCAGAGAGTGCCCATCTCCCGGAGCCATTCTCCTGCCTTTCACCAGCTTCTGTTGGTGGGAATGTTCCCTGCAGAATCCCATCCTGTCCAGTGCTTCCAAGATTGTTTGGAGTCACTACTTGCTTCTTATGGCGTCTCCTTTGAGGAGGCACAAACAGGCCTAGAGCCGCAAGTGTGGATGAATTCAAAGATGCTTTCCAAGTTTGGGCGGATCGCGTATCTGCCTTCCTTTTCCTCAGCCCTTGATGAAGGTTTGCAGTTAATCGCGGTCTCAATAAACTTGGATCATTTAGCTACCCTGATTTTTGGCATTTCTGATTGGCGCTTACTTTGGAGCGCCGATCCTCGGTTTCTTAAACAATTCGAGCTCAATCCACTTGGACCTTTCAGTCCTTTCTCCCTTTACCCTCCAAGCTACTTGCATGATATCAGTTTCTGGATGGAACCAGAAAGCTATGATGAACTGGACTTCCATGCACTTGTGAGAGAGGCATCTTGCGGTGCTGTTAAGGATATGGCATTAGTGGATCGCTTCAGACACCCACACATGGGTCATGCAAGCCTCTGCTATAGGCTGACCTATCAGCTGCCGGATCGGGCGCTCTCACACAGCCAGGCATTGGGACTGCAGAATCAGCTGCGGAGACTGTTACCCCTGCGTCTGCAGGTCACGCTGAGGTGA
- the LOC109090645 gene encoding grass carp reovirus (GCRV)-induced gene 2p has translation MASIPFYGWEAFFDEDRHLQADQAPKSGSLYTMYHGTTVQKARLIITTGFRQSADGMLGPGVYVSRDQKKAERYPLKSLPTDRIVLKLSVDCGKVKRIDKDNHPLQKTWHSQGYDTAWVPPNCGMKSVPSGLEEDCVYDPQRIEVTDIALAPNTTILNELKQLIAQNKKGPSNSNTSGTCTVCKFKLGPAHSVQSCWGCGETICALLTKHVCS, from the coding sequence ATGGCATCCATCCCGTTCTATGGCTGGGaagcattctttgatgaagatCGTCATCTTCAGGCAGACCAGGCACCCAAATCAGGCAGTCTCTACACCATGTATCACGGCACCACTGTTCAAAAAGCTCGTCTGATCATAACAACAGGCTTTAGACAATCAGCAGATGGAATGCTGGGACCTGGAGTTTATGTGAGCCGTGACCAGAAGAAAGCAGAGCGCTATCCTCTGAAATCCCTACCTACTGACAGAATAGTGCTTAAATTAAGCGTTGACTGTGGAAAAGTCAAAAGAATTGATAAGGACAACCATCCTCTACAGAAGACCTGGCATAGTCAGGGCTATGACACTGCCTGGGTGCCTCCGAACTGTGGCATGAAATCTGTGCCTAGCGGTCTAGAAGAGGACTGCGTCTATGACCCACAGCGTATCGAGGTCACAGATATCGCTCTTGCACCCAACACGACAATCTTAAATGAACTCAAACAGCTCATTGCTCAAAACAAGAAGGGGCCATCAAATTCGAACACCTCAGGTACTTGTACAGTGTGCAAGTTCAAGCTAGGGCCTGCTCATAGTGTACAGTCATGCTGGGGGTGTGGAGAGACTATCTGCGCTCTCCTGACCAAACATGTGTGCAGTTAA
- the ufc1 gene encoding ubiquitin-fold modifier-conjugating enzyme 1, with product MADEATRKAVSEIPLLKTNSGPRDKELWVQRLREEYLALIKYVENNKAADNDWFRLESNKEGTRWFGKCWYIHELLKYEFDMEFDIPVTYPATAPEVAIPELDGKTAKMYRGGKICLTDHFKPLWARNVPKFGLAHLMALGLGPWLAVEIPDLIAKGIIQHKEQQNS from the exons ATGGCAGATGAAGCCACTAGGAAGGCAGTTTCTGAAATAccgcttttaaaaacaaattcaggaCCAAGAGATAAAGAACTATGGGTTCAGAGACTTCGAGAAGAATATTTGGCTCTCATAAAG TATGTTGAAAATAACAAAGCAGCTGACAATGACTGGTTCCGTCTAGAGTCCAACAAAGAGGGCACAAG GTGGTTTGGAAAATGCTGGTATATTCACGAGCTTCTCAAATATGAATTTGACATGGAATTTgat ATTCCAGTTACATATCCTGCCACAGCACCTGAAGTGGCTATTCCAGAGTTAGATGGGAAGACAGCGAAGATGTACAG AGGTGGAAAAATTTGCCTGACAGATCACTTCAAGCCACTGTGGGCAAGGAATGTCCCAAAGTTTGGTCTGGCTCATCTCATGGCTTTGGGA CTTGGACCATGGCTTGCAGTTGAGATTCCAGACCTCATTGCAAAAGGCATAATTCAACATAAAGAGCAGCAGAACAGCTGA
- the si:dkey-71l1.1 gene encoding mitochondrial import receptor subunit TOM40B: MGSVLALSTRPGRQNSPFPQDRPLSRWDRRDGRLPNPGSFDGLHRNCKDVFPQQTEGVKLVINKTLSSFFKVSHTFHLSAVAPSSYRFHAEHLQSDTDSKETGSPMLIGEMDSSGSLNAHSLFHLSEKIRAKAVFQTQQAQFATWQFETEYRGSDFTAAVTMANPDILRESVIMVAHFLQSVSPQLVLGGELVYHRGRAEEGGILTLAGQYSGPNWVATLNAGKGGAHASYYHRANKQIQVGVEFEASTRTQETTFSFGYQMELPEAKMVFKGMLDSRCIIGGVLEKRLYPLPATLIMGAFVNHRADKLQVGLGVNVG, encoded by the exons ATGGGCAGTGTGCTGGCCTTGTCAACCCGTCCAGGGCGCCAAAACTCCCCTTTTCCACAAGACAGACCCTTGTCACGGTGGGATAGGAGAGATGGACGGCTACCTAACCCAGGGAGCTTTGATGGTTTGCATCGCAACTGTAAAG ATGTATTTCCACAGCAGACTGAAGGAGTGAAACTGGTGATAAATAAGACCCTCAGCAGCTTTTTCAAG GTCAGTCACACATTTCACCTCAGTGCTGTTGCTCCATCCAGTTATCGCTTTCATGCTGAACACCTACAATCAGACACTGACAGCAAAGAGACG GGCTCACCCATGCTTATTGGAGAAATGGACTCCTCTGGCAGCTTAAATGCACACTCTTTGTTCCATCTGAGTGAGAAAATAAGAGCTAAAGCAGTATTTCAG ACTCAACAGGCACAGTTTGCCACATGGCAGTTTGAGACGGAGTATCGAGGTAGTGACTTCACAGCAGCGGTTACTATGGCCAACCCCGACATTCTGAGGGAATCAG TTATCATGGTTGCACACTTTCTCCAAAGCGTATCCCCGCAGCTGGTTCTGGGGGGAGAGCTGGTGTACCATCGAGGTCGAGCAGAAGAAGGAGGCATACTCACCCTAGCAGGCCAGTACTCAG GGCCGAATTGGGTTGCAACACTGAATGCTGGTAAAGGAGGTGCACATGCCAGCTACTACCACAGGGCAAATAAACAG ATTCAGGTGGGAGTGGAGTTTGAGGCAAGCACTAGGACCCAGGAAACAACCTTTTCTTTTGGTTACCAGATGGAACTTCCTGAAGCTAAAATGGTCTTCAAAG gaATGTTGGACAGCCGCTGTATCATTGGAGGAGTTCTGGAAAAGCGGCTTTACCCCCTTCCTGCCACATTGATCATGGGTGCCTTTGTCAACCACAGAGCAGACAAGTTACAGGTCGGTCTTGGGGTCAACGTTGGTTAG